The following proteins are encoded in a genomic region of Magallana gigas chromosome 1, xbMagGiga1.1, whole genome shotgun sequence:
- the LOC105332744 gene encoding actinia tenebrosa protease inhibitors, whose amino-acid sequence MYFGIPGPVLLFILHIIYNPVLLQDFGGGGNQLQNGRFGGNAGFGGNAGLGGNAGFGGNAGLGGNAGFGGNAGLGGNAGFGGNGGLGGNGGGGIPVGTTFPDVGNDNTFFVDTPPQLAGGGPQGTPGFCYLPRLTGNCRGRFLSYYYDGVTRQCRVFFYSGCQGNENRFQNRQECQRVCGNGGAGEDVCTLPAVTGPCRANRRRFYYNSVSGQCELFRYGGCQGNRNNFPSLQACQQRCGGDGGIFPPGSPCSLPHAQSGNCQAFFPSWTYNSVTQRCQEFVYGGCGGNRNRFNSLMDCRRICVNGGGGGDITPAVCRLPSASGPCRAFFPRWSYSMTSGQCERFVYGGCAGNGNNFQTRQQCEDTCSNAGGGNGNQICILPEDSGPCMAAIPRWHYNARFRRCERFLYGGCQGNENNFESWGQCQRSCGRRVG is encoded by the exons atgtattttggaaTACCGGGACCGGTTTTGTTATTTATTCTTCAT ATCATTTATAATCCAGTTTTATTACAAGACTTTGGTGGCGGAGGAAACCAACTTCAAAATGGAAGATTCGGCGGAAATGCTGGATTTGGCGGTAATGCAGGACTTGGTGGAAATGCTGGATTTGGCGGTAATGCAGGACTTGGTGGAAATGCTGGATTTGGCGGAAATGCAGGACTTGGTGGTAATGCGGGATTCGGCGGAAATGGGGGGCTAGGCGGAAATGGCGGCGGTGGAATACCAGTTGGAACTACTTTTCCGGATGTAGGGAACGATAATACGTTTTTTGTTGATACGCCACCACAACTTGCAGGAGGAGGACCCCAGG gTACACCTGGATTTTGCTACCTTCCACGTTTAACCGGAAATTGCCGGGGCAGGTTCTTAAGTTACTACTATGATGGTGTCACCAGGCAGTGCCGAGTGTTCTTTTACTCTGGTTGCCAGGGAAACGAAAACAGGTTCCAAAACAGACAGGAGTGCCAACGAGTCTGTGGAAATGGCGGCGCAG GTGAGGATGTCTGTACTCTCCCTGCGGTCACTGGACCGTGTCGCGCCAACAGACGTCGCTTTTACTACAATTCTGTTTCCGGTCAGTGCGAGCTCTTCCGGTATGGTGGTTGTCAAGGAAACAGAAACAACTTCCCCTCTCTACAAGCCTGTCAGCAGAGGTGTGGAGGAGATGGCGGTATTTTTCCACCAG GAAGTCCTTGCTCTTTACCGCATGCGCAGTCCGGTAATTGCCAAGCCTTCTTCCCGTCGTGGACCTATAACTCAGTCACCCAGCGTTGCCAGGAGTTTGTGTACGGCGGATGTGGAGGAAACCGGAACCGGTTTAACTCACTAATGGACTGCCGCCGGATATGTGTAAACGGGGGAGGCGGAGGAGATATCACGCCAG CCGTGTGCCGGTTACCCAGTGCTTCCGGTCCCTGCCGGGCCTTTTTCCCGCGCTGGAGCTACAGCATGACAAGTGGGCAATGTGAAAGGTTCGTTTATGGCGGTTGCGCCGGAAACGGAAACAACTTCCAAACACGTCAACAGTGTGAAGACACGTGCTCAAACGCTGGAGGag gaaaCGGAAACCAGATTTGTATCCTTCCCGAGGATTCTGGGCCTTGCATGGCGGCTATTCCAAGGTGGCATTATAATGCCCGCTTTAGAAGATGCGAACGATTTCTGTACGGTGGCTGCCAaggaaatgaaaacaattttgaatcttgGGGACAGTGCCAACGTTCTTGTGGACGAAGAGTTGGATAA